Below is a genomic region from Paraburkholderia sp. BL23I1N1.
TGATACACGTCATGGGCACGAGCGTATGGAAACGGGGTTTGGGGACCGATGCGGCGCCTTCGCGCAGGAGACTGCCGAGGTGCTTGCGGGAGGCGCGCTGGCGCCTCCCGCGCTCTACTGATATGACATCGTGAAGGTGGGAACGGCGTCCACGGTGCCCGGCCGGACCTGTGCGGGCGTCTGGATGTACCTCACCGAGAGCGGGATATTGATGGAACCGGTGCTCGCCACGCCCACTTGCCATTGGTTCGTATTCCCCGCCACCGATGAGTCCGGCCCGAAGCTAACGGGTATCCCTTTGTTTAACACCTGAAAGCCGAGGCCACTTGCAGTCGAATCCGATTTCAGAGAAAGCGTATTTGATGTGTTGGCAGGGTTAGCGTTATCGGTCAGGGTTATGTAAATCTGGCTACCGGGAACGGCACAATTGAGTCTGACAGAGAACGCTGTTTCAAGTGCAGTAGAACCAACACCAGTAAATGATCGAGTGCCACAGTGTGCAAATCGATCAGGGTCGACGGCGTTGTTACCGTGCACGCGGAAGAAACGACGGTCGACGCATCGTCAGGCACTGTAACGTTGAACAGGCTTTGGCCGCCAGTGCCTATATAAAGCATAGCCGCCACCCCACGGACGCCCCCCCAGATGTATTAATCGAGAGCTTGCCCGGTGTAATCGGACCCGTTTTGACCAGATCAAATTTGACGTACAACTGGCTGGTGAAGGTAGGCGCAGCATTTCCACCTGGAACATTCGCAGAGGCGAATTGCGAATCCATAGTAATTTGGCACCAAATCCGCCGCCGGACAAGGACGCCTTGTAGCCTATCCCTGCCACAGACGTCTGACCTGTGCGGTTGGGCGTGACCGCCCTCGCCCATGCCAGCTCCCAAGTGATAGTCCCGCTCCCGGTACAGGTCGCGTATTGGTAGCCAGCAGTCGCGCCCGGCACAGGAACTGTCGTGGAGTAAAGAACGCTCCCGACGGGTGCGTCTGGACTAGTATTGATTGTCGCTGGCAACGATACCGGCATGTTACCGAGGAACGTTGTTCGGGTGCACTCAGCATGCGCCTTCGGCGCCCGCAAGTAACAACACAAGACATGTAAACAGAAGTCGCAATGACCTTCTTCCTCGACGTGCCATCAAGAGATGCCGAGATAACTTGCTGACGATTCCAGATTCAGATTTCATGATTCTTCTTCCTTGCAAAGATCGGCATTCCAATGGCTCGGTATAACGAACCCGACGTTTAATTCGTGAGCACCGGCACACTCGATACCGAGCCATGTTCGGCAAGATTCGCTCGCTCATCGTCCACGCAATGAAGGGCAGCGGATCGCCGCCCTTTGCCGCGTTACTCATCTGACAGGGTGAACGTGGCGAGCGCCTTGACCGTTCCCGCAGAAACCGACCCGGTGCTGATATAGCGAGCAGTCAGCGGAACTTGCAGTTGACCATTAGGCGAATTACCGACCAGCCACTGATTGGTATTTCCCGGCGTCGCAGAATCCGCGCCGAACGAAACCGGACCCGAACCGTTAAGTACCTGAATGCCTACGCCGGTGGCCGGCTTCGGAGACGCAGGGCTGCATCGTCCGCCTCTTGCACGTGCGGCAAGAAGCGGACGCGTAAACGCTCGATGCGAGGGCTAAGAGTCCGCGCGGCAGACAGAATTTGAGCCTCCGGAGTTGACGCCAGATCGGGCGGCGTCAACTGCGATTGCAGTTTTGCCCGCCAGTGCGCGCAAAAATGGTTTGCCCGGGGGCGAAATCAGGCAAACTTGCCCCCTTCCGGGCTTACGCAAGTTTCATTTTCGACATTCTGCGCAGGTTCAGCGCCACGCAGACGAGCTTCCACTCGGCCTGAGCCTTGGCCAGTCCGCGCATGCTGAATTGTCGAAATCCGAGAACGCTTTTTACCCAGGCATTCGGCGGTTCGGACAGCCATTTGCGCTTTCGATAGGCCGCCTGAGTTTGCGCAGAAGTAAACTTTTCTGCCATCGCGGCGCACAGCGGGCGCTTCAGGGCATCGACCCTCACATCTTTCTTGCCCTCGCGTCCGGGCGCCACAATCAGCTCGGCGGGATGCTCGCGCAATTGCTCGAACGTCGCTTCCGACCGGTAGCCCGCGTCGGCAAGGACTTGCCTGGGATTGGCGCCAGCGTCACGCAGCACGGCAGCAAGAACGCCTGGCAACTGGCCGCTGTCGGCGGCACTGTTACCCAGTTCGGCCGCGACGATGATGTGGGCCGTGTCGTCGACGGCAGCCTGGGCATTGTAGGAATAGTCGAAGCCGCCGCCGGCGTGCTTCATGATCCGGCTTTCCGGGTCAGTAAAATTCTCCTGGGCGTCGGGCTTGGGCTCGCCGAACCTGTACTTGAAGCGCGACTTCTTTTTCGGCTTGTCGCCGCCGTCCGGCGGCGTGTCGTCGTCGCTACGACCACGCGCGATATCGGCCTGGCGCTGGCGCTCTTCCAGACGCGCACGCGCAGCACGGATGACCGCAAGCCGGTCCTCGCGCCGCGTGATCTCGGCCGGAATATCGAGTTCAGGCTCGTTCTTCTCAGCGTCATCGGCCACTTTCGCTTTTGCCAGCAGCGCATCGATCTGTTCTTTCAGTTCAAGCTCGGCTTTCTTCATCCGGTCGTAGCTCATCGCCTTGTGGCGCGAGGCATTGGCCTTGATCTTCGTGCCGTCAACGGCAATCGTCCCGAGCCTGATCAGTCCGCACTCCCTGGCCAGTTTCACCACCTGCACAAACAGGTCCGACAGTTCTTTGAGGTGAAAGGCGCGGAAGTCGCACAGCGTCCGGTGCGCCGGATAGTTGCCCGCCGCCAGGACCCGGAACGCGACATCCTCATGCAGCTTCCTGGCCAGCTTGCGCGACGAGAACACGCCGGTCGCATAGCCGTACACGAGCACCTTCACCATCATCGCCGGATGAAAGGGCTGGTTGCGCTGACCACCGCCGGCATACCGCGCATGGAAAGCGGAGAGGTCGAGTGAGTCCACCGTGTCGCTGATGTAGTAGGCAAGGTGCCCTTCGGGCAGCCAGTCTTGCAGCGCGTGGGGCAGCAACATCTGCTGCTGCGGCTCGTAGGGGAGATAGCTTGTTGTCATCTGCTAACAACGTTTACCCTGCCCGACCGGATGACATCAGACTTCTGCCGCGCACGCTCCTAGCGGCCGAGGCCGCCCATCATCATGTACTTCAGTTCGGTGTATTCATCGAGCCCGTACTTCGAGCCTTCGCGGCCGAGACCCGATTGTTTGACGCCGCCGAACGGTGCGACTTCGGTCGACACAATGCCCTCGTTGATGCCGACCATACCGCTCTCCAGCGCCTCGGCGACGCGCCATGCGCGGGCCAGGTCGCGCGTGTAGAAGTACGCGGAAAGGCCGAACGGCGTGTCGTTTGCCGCGGCAATGGCTTCCTCTTCGGACTTGAAGCGGAAACAGGCTGCCACCGGGCCGAAGGTTTCTTCCTCCGCGATCAACATCGACTTCGACGCATCGGCCAGCACAGTCGGCTCATAGAACGTGCCGCCGAGCGCGTGCGGCTTTCCGCCGGTCAATACCTTCGCGCCCTTTTGCAGCGCGTCGGCGACGTGCGTTTCCACCTTCTTCAGCGCTGCCTGGTTGATCAGCGGACCTTGCTCGACCTCGCCTTGCAGCGCATTACCGACACGCATTTTCCGGACGGCCTGTGTCAGTGCCTGCGTGAACGCATCGTAAATTCCGTCCTGCACGTAGAAACGGTTCACGCACACACAGGTCTGCCCGGTGTTGCGAAACTTCGAAGCCATTGCACCCTGCACGGCAGCGTCGATGTCCGCATCGTCGAACACGATGAACGGTGCATTGCCGCCGAGCTCCAGAGACAGCTTCTTCAGCGTATCCGCGGACTGCTTCGCGAGCAGCTTGCCGACGCGCGTCGAGCCGGTGAACGAGAGCTTGCGCACCACGTCCGATTCCGTCATCACGGCGCCGATCGCCACTGCGTCGCCGGAGACGATGTTGAACACGCCCGGTGGAATGCCGGCCTGTTCCGCCAGCACCGCCAATGCGAAGGCGGACAACGGCGTTTCTTCGGAGGGCTTGAGCACCATCGTGCAACCCGCTGCGAGCGCCGGACCGGCCTTGCGCGTGATCATGGCGAGCGGGAAGTTCCACGGCGTGATGGCCGCGACCACGCCGACCGGCTCGCGCGTCACGATGATCTTCGCGTTCGGATTGGGGCTCGGGATCACGTCGCCGTAGCTGCGCTTCGCTTCCTCGGCAAACCATTCGAAGAAGCTCGCCGCATAGCCCACTTCGCCGCGCGCTTCGGCAAGCGGCTTGCCTTGCTCGAGCGTCATCAGTTCAGCGAGCGCCTCGCGGTTCTCGAGCATCAATTCGCCCCAGCGTTTAACGCGCGCGCCGCGCTCCTTGGCGGTCAGCTTCCGCCACGCCGGATAAGCGCGTTCGGCCGCAGCAATGGCTTGCGTCGTTTCCGCCGAGCCGCCTTTCGCGACCTGAGCGATGACCTCTCCCGTCGCCGGGTTCAGAACAGGGTACGTGCTTGCGCTTCCAACCCATTCGCCGGCAATGTAGTGCCCTGTGCGAAGAAGTTCCTTCATGCTGCCTTCTCCATATTCCCGGCGAATACGCCTTGCGCAACTCGCGCTTCGCGGGCAATGCGCTTGCCTGCGGTGTAGTCGTTTATCAGATCGCACGGGGTGTAATTGCGTTCGAGTTCGAACAGTTCGTCGTCACTGAGCTTCGTGCCGAGCGAGGCGAGCGCGCTATCGAATTGCGCGGGCGTGTCCGCGCCAACCAGCATGCTGGCGACGCCGCCATGATTCAGCACCCATGCCTGCGCAATCTGCGCAGCCGACACGCCGCGCCGCGCCGCCACGCGCGCCACCGACGCGGCAATCTCGCGCGATGCCGTATCGCCGTACATTTGTGCCGTGAAGAAATCGGTCTGATTGCGCGTGGAGCTCGGATCGCAGGTCAGGAGACCGCGCGCCAGCGGACTGAACACCGACACGCCGACGCCCTGATCCTGGCAATACGGAATCATTTCGCGCTCTTCCTCGCGGTACGCGAGGTTCAATTGCAACTGCATGTTGATCGGCTTGTGCCAGCCGTTGCGTTCGCACACTTGCATGATCTTGGCGAACTGCCACGTGTACATTGTCGATACGCCGATGTAGCGCGCCTTGCCCGCGCGCACGATATCGTTCATAGCGCCCATGGTTTCTTCAACGGGCGTATTCACGTCGAAGAAATGCAGCATGTAGATATCGATGTAATCCATGCCGAGACGCGTAAGCGACGCGTCGATACCGTCCATGATGTGTTTGCGCGAATGGCCGCCGGCGTTCTGGTATGAACCCATGTCATAGCCGACCTTGGTCGTCACGACGATTTCCTCGCGGCGCGCAATGCGCTTCAAAATGCGGCCCACGACTTCTTCGCCCACGCCGGTCGAATAGAAATCCGCGAGGTCGATGAAATTGACGCCGGCTTCCAGCGCGTGGCGCACGATCGGCTCGCTCTGCGCTTCGTCGAAAATCCATGGCTTCCATTGCGGCGTGCCCATGTTCATCGTACCGAGGCACAGACGCGAAACCTTCAGGCCCGAGTGACCGAGGCGAACATAATCCATAGTGCTTGTCTCCTTCCTGATCGCATCCAGTTGCGCAAGCGGTCGCGCAGCACGCACGGCGCGCCAACTGCTGCGTTGCGCGTGATTAAGCGTGATTAAGTGTGGTTAACGTTGTTTGGGGGTGTAGAACGGATTCGATACGTCGCGCGCGGCCGCAAACACTTCATCGCGATGCGGAAGGCCCTTCATCGCCGCGAGGATCGCGTTCTTACACGCACGATAGTTGTTCTCGAAGACAGCGTCGAGATCGTCGGTAGCCGGATTGACCCAGTTCGCCGACACCACCACCCAATCGTTTTCGGCTTCGGGCGGCAGCGTGCCGTTCTCGAGCGACTCGGCCACGGCCTTGGCAATGCCGGCCTGCGACGCCCCCCACGTTGCGTTGCCGTGGAAGTCACTGCCAATCTGCGCCTTGTTCACGTACAGCGTCAACGGCTTGGTCGGGATGCCCGGCTTCGCGATCACGACGAACGGCGCGTGCCCCGCGGAAGGCGTTGCCAGGGCGGTGGCGAAGGCCTGGCCCGCAGGACCGTTGCGCGGGCCGACGAGCACGTTGATGTGCGCGAGGTTGACGCCGGGGCCTTCGAATCCTTCGCCGATAAAGAGTTGTTTGTCCGTCGATACGCTCATGGTCTTTCCGTCGGGGGTGGGTGAATGATCGATTGTGCTGTCCGGTCTTCGCGACCCTGTATCGATGAGTTTTGATCCGGGGTATGAGGCGAACTCATCTCCGGGTTTGCCCCGAGCGCTTTAGCTGGCGCTTGGGTGGCAATGAGGTGGCGCATCGGCTCCTGCACGCGGACGAGCGTAAAGGTGAGGGTTTTCGGGACTCATGATGGCGAACCTCGAATTGATATGAAAGGTGAACACACCAGCGGCCGCTCACGCACCAGCGGCGCGAAATCCGATACCAAAGCAAAGTCGACGGAACAGACAGCGTGAGAACCGAATGAAAACCTACGCGATGCTTCGCATAGCCTGGGAACGCCCGCCAGCAAAGGCTGGTGCGGGTTTCGAGGAAAGTCGTGCAGGCACGCAGCACAACTGGGGCATCGCACCGCACGGTGCGTCATCCGACAAAACCAGGCTCACCGAAACAATGAATCCTGACACGCGGCACGGCGCGAAACTCACGGCGCGCCTGGCAAGACCGCGCGAAAGGTGAGCGTTTTCGGGACCCTCTCAGCGGTGCGAGAAAAACCTGACGCAACTTCACTTCAGAACAATTCGGCGCGTAGCGAGCGCAAGCGCCATGGTCGAAACGAGAAACGACTTCAGACTTCAATCAGAAAGCGTTCGCGATTCTTGCCCGCGAGCCAGCCGGGCGAGCGGCCACGGCCGCTCCACGTCTCGCCGGTTTTCGGGTTGCGGTACTTGGCTACCGAAGCCGTTTTGCGTGCCGTCGCACGCTTGCTCGTGAAACCCAGCTCTTCGGCTGTCAGGTCGTATTCGGCGACCTTCTGCTTGATCTCGGCGATCGCCTGCGCGATTTCTTTTTCGCGCGCCACCGCGACTTCCTTGTGGAGCTTTTCGAGCTGGGCAGTCAATTGTTTGTACGAAGGCATGACGGGTACTCCGATCGATTTGACGAACTGTGGTGCGGACGCCCCGGAGGTAGTCCCTTTTGGGGACA
It encodes:
- a CDS encoding NAD-dependent succinate-semialdehyde dehydrogenase; this translates as MKELLRTGHYIAGEWVGSASTYPVLNPATGEVIAQVAKGGSAETTQAIAAAERAYPAWRKLTAKERGARVKRWGELMLENREALAELMTLEQGKPLAEARGEVGYAASFFEWFAEEAKRSYGDVIPSPNPNAKIIVTREPVGVVAAITPWNFPLAMITRKAGPALAAGCTMVLKPSEETPLSAFALAVLAEQAGIPPGVFNIVSGDAVAIGAVMTESDVVRKLSFTGSTRVGKLLAKQSADTLKKLSLELGGNAPFIVFDDADIDAAVQGAMASKFRNTGQTCVCVNRFYVQDGIYDAFTQALTQAVRKMRVGNALQGEVEQGPLINQAALKKVETHVADALQKGAKVLTGGKPHALGGTFYEPTVLADASKSMLIAEEETFGPVAACFRFKSEEEAIAAANDTPFGLSAYFYTRDLARAWRVAEALESGMVGINEGIVSTEVAPFGGVKQSGLGREGSKYGLDEYTELKYMMMGGLGR
- a CDS encoding aldo/keto reductase, with translation MDYVRLGHSGLKVSRLCLGTMNMGTPQWKPWIFDEAQSEPIVRHALEAGVNFIDLADFYSTGVGEEVVGRILKRIARREEIVVTTKVGYDMGSYQNAGGHSRKHIMDGIDASLTRLGMDYIDIYMLHFFDVNTPVEETMGAMNDIVRAGKARYIGVSTMYTWQFAKIMQVCERNGWHKPINMQLQLNLAYREEEREMIPYCQDQGVGVSVFSPLARGLLTCDPSSTRNQTDFFTAQMYGDTASREIAASVARVAARRGVSAAQIAQAWVLNHGGVASMLVGADTPAQFDSALASLGTKLSDDELFELERNYTPCDLINDYTAGKRIAREARVAQGVFAGNMEKAA
- the fae gene encoding formaldehyde-activating enzyme; its protein translation is MSVSTDKQLFIGEGFEGPGVNLAHINVLVGPRNGPAGQAFATALATPSAGHAPFVVIAKPGIPTKPLTLYVNKAQIGSDFHGNATWGASQAGIAKAVAESLENGTLPPEAENDWVVVSANWVNPATDDLDAVFENNYRACKNAILAAMKGLPHRDEVFAAARDVSNPFYTPKQR
- a CDS encoding H-NS family nucleoid-associated regulatory protein, producing the protein MPSYKQLTAQLEKLHKEVAVAREKEIAQAIAEIKQKVAEYDLTAEELGFTSKRATARKTASVAKYRNPKTGETWSGRGRSPGWLAGKNRERFLIEV
- a CDS encoding IS1182 family transposase, with the translated sequence MTTSYLPYEPQQQMLLPHALQDWLPEGHLAYYISDTVDSLDLSAFHARYAGGGQRNQPFHPAMMVKVLVYGYATGVFSSRKLARKLHEDVAFRVLAAGNYPAHRTLCDFRAFHLKELSDLFVQVVKLARECGLIRLGTIAVDGTKIKANASRHKAMSYDRMKKAELELKEQIDALLAKAKVADDAEKNEPELDIPAEITRREDRLAVIRAARARLEERQRQADIARGRSDDDTPPDGGDKPKKKSRFKYRFGEPKPDAQENFTDPESRIMKHAGGGFDYSYNAQAAVDDTAHIIVAAELGNSAADSGQLPGVLAAVLRDAGANPRQVLADAGYRSEATFEQLREHPAELIVAPGREGKKDVRVDALKRPLCAAMAEKFTSAQTQAAYRKRKWLSEPPNAWVKSVLGFRQFSMRGLAKAQAEWKLVCVALNLRRMSKMKLA
- a CDS encoding fimbrial protein produces the protein MHGNNAVDPDRFAHCGTRSFTGVGSTALETAFSVRLNCAVPGSQIYITLTDNANPANTSNTLSLKSDSTASGLGFQVLNKGIPVSFGPDSSVAGNTNQWQVGVASTGSINIPLSVRYIQTPAQVRPGTVDAVPTFTMSYQ